The following proteins are encoded in a genomic region of Gimesia algae:
- a CDS encoding VWA domain-containing protein yields the protein MKIKELYRQLVPRPRTPVTWLRAIPLVFFLVLYAGLCIGLEQTGVLLFARPWAFCLILFSVWVWWLSIAGYGGLSKGRALAALISRLLMLGLFVMLIAEPRSVRVRDVISVVYAVDLSDSIGESSVESALEFVMKTVTEKPQTDEAGLVVFGRNSAVELPPRVSFPYEALNSRIDRDATNLQQTLSLAAAMLPEENRGRIVLISDGTETEGSISQVLDELKSRDIAVDVLPLQYEYDKEIWLENLELPRFVKLGENYEAAIVLSSLKPGKGKLVLRENGKMVGNPKEVTFKAGKNRYVIPIYLKSPGYYEYSATIETDRGEDHLTENNTVLNYLYVEGEGKVLLVTDPNPSGDNEADKKKDWLSLEKAIREGERNVETVSAYEFPSDSLSLMPYDAIVFVNVPADAFNVIQLKAVHDAVFNQGIGFMMVGGDNSFGPGGYHRTVIEDALPVTMDITKKKVLPKGALAIILHTCEFPEGNTWGKRITKQAIKVLGAQDEVGVLVYDFMDGEKWLFKLMPAGDYEKMVPKINGAQIGDMPSFANTMQLGLNGLINSDASTKHMIIISDGDPQPPTPQLLGQFVKNKVSVSMVAIFPHGGQDISSMRGIAGATGGRYYFPSDPNQLPSIFIKESKTLKRSMIQNETITPEVGLISPVLKGIDAIPALHGYVLATIKPRAEGVLNAPEKKEAEGEIDPILSFWRYGLGTTAAFTSDLSPNWGADWVNWDHYQAFIKQLMIKISRVQKHDHLKMWSHTSGNKTTIMVEDFHPEESFLNVAARISGPHDRQETVVLKQVSPRRYQATVPLWGKGRYQVMAVGKSGDREDHANGGFIVPYSPEFLRFRSNPIVLEQIAARTGGQQLPLENASEIIYGRRAPKMSSNPIFDWFLIALAILVPLDVGIRRIQLDWYIIKGWFEFGKDDKKSTATMGALLQRKQNVTEELDSRKGQPDPLNQQSTIAKLQEQRQQTTRSPKPGKTETKPPDKHTKEPPKPPAGGSEGNQSTTGRLLDLKRRRNSDDDKDK from the coding sequence ATGAAAATCAAAGAACTTTATCGCCAGTTAGTTCCTCGACCACGCACACCTGTGACGTGGCTGCGGGCGATTCCCCTGGTTTTCTTTCTGGTCCTCTATGCGGGCTTGTGTATTGGACTGGAACAGACAGGAGTTCTGCTGTTCGCGCGACCCTGGGCGTTTTGTTTAATCCTGTTTTCCGTCTGGGTCTGGTGGCTGTCTATAGCTGGATATGGTGGCTTGAGTAAAGGCAGGGCGCTGGCGGCCTTGATCTCCCGACTGTTAATGCTGGGCCTGTTTGTGATGCTGATTGCAGAACCCCGGTCGGTCCGCGTGCGCGATGTCATTTCGGTCGTCTATGCCGTCGATCTTTCCGATTCGATCGGTGAATCCTCGGTCGAGTCCGCTCTGGAATTTGTGATGAAAACGGTGACCGAGAAACCCCAGACTGATGAAGCTGGTCTGGTAGTATTCGGCAGAAACTCAGCCGTCGAACTCCCACCCCGCGTTTCTTTTCCCTATGAAGCTTTGAATTCACGGATTGACCGCGATGCCACGAACCTGCAGCAGACCCTGTCTCTAGCCGCTGCGATGCTACCCGAAGAAAATCGGGGGCGGATCGTTCTGATCAGTGACGGAACGGAAACCGAGGGTTCCATTTCACAAGTACTGGATGAGCTGAAATCACGCGATATCGCCGTTGATGTTCTACCTCTTCAATATGAATATGACAAAGAAATCTGGCTGGAGAACCTGGAACTGCCCCGGTTTGTCAAGCTGGGAGAAAACTATGAAGCCGCGATTGTGCTCTCCTCATTGAAACCAGGTAAAGGAAAACTGGTTTTACGTGAAAACGGCAAAATGGTTGGTAATCCGAAAGAAGTAACATTTAAAGCCGGTAAAAACCGCTATGTGATTCCAATCTACTTAAAATCCCCCGGTTACTATGAATATTCCGCCACCATCGAAACAGACCGTGGAGAAGACCACCTTACTGAGAACAATACGGTCCTGAACTATCTCTATGTCGAAGGGGAAGGCAAAGTCCTGCTTGTCACTGATCCTAACCCTTCTGGCGACAACGAGGCTGACAAAAAAAAAGACTGGCTATCGCTGGAGAAAGCCATCCGGGAAGGGGAGCGAAATGTAGAGACGGTTTCTGCCTACGAGTTCCCCAGCGATTCACTTTCACTCATGCCTTATGATGCGATTGTATTTGTCAATGTCCCCGCCGATGCGTTCAATGTGATTCAACTGAAAGCAGTTCACGATGCTGTCTTCAACCAGGGCATCGGCTTTATGATGGTAGGGGGAGACAACAGTTTTGGTCCCGGCGGTTATCATCGCACTGTGATCGAAGATGCGCTACCCGTTACCATGGACATTACAAAAAAGAAAGTCCTCCCCAAGGGGGCACTCGCCATTATTCTTCATACTTGTGAATTTCCGGAAGGGAATACCTGGGGTAAAAGGATCACAAAGCAGGCCATTAAGGTGCTAGGCGCACAGGATGAAGTGGGTGTTCTGGTCTATGACTTTATGGATGGCGAAAAGTGGCTCTTTAAATTGATGCCGGCCGGCGACTATGAAAAAATGGTTCCGAAGATTAACGGAGCCCAGATCGGGGATATGCCCAGTTTCGCCAATACCATGCAACTTGGGCTGAATGGCTTAATCAATAGTGATGCTTCCACCAAGCACATGATCATCATCTCTGATGGTGATCCTCAGCCTCCTACGCCTCAGTTACTTGGCCAGTTTGTGAAAAATAAAGTCAGCGTCTCCATGGTTGCCATCTTCCCACACGGCGGACAAGACATTTCCTCAATGCGCGGCATCGCCGGGGCGACGGGCGGACGCTACTATTTTCCATCCGATCCGAATCAGTTGCCTTCAATTTTCATCAAAGAATCAAAAACGCTGAAGCGGAGCATGATTCAGAACGAAACGATTACCCCGGAAGTCGGCCTGATCTCACCGGTTCTGAAAGGGATCGATGCCATACCCGCATTACATGGATATGTGCTCGCAACAATTAAACCCCGAGCCGAAGGGGTTCTGAATGCTCCTGAAAAGAAAGAGGCGGAGGGTGAGATTGACCCGATTTTGTCATTCTGGCGGTATGGTTTGGGGACCACAGCTGCCTTTACTTCAGATCTCTCCCCCAACTGGGGTGCCGACTGGGTCAACTGGGATCATTACCAGGCATTCATCAAGCAGCTGATGATCAAAATCTCGCGGGTTCAGAAGCATGATCACCTGAAGATGTGGAGCCACACATCGGGGAATAAAACCACAATCATGGTAGAAGACTTTCATCCGGAAGAGTCATTCTTAAATGTGGCAGCCCGTATCTCTGGCCCGCATGATCGTCAGGAAACAGTTGTGCTCAAGCAGGTCAGTCCCCGACGATATCAGGCGACTGTGCCCCTCTGGGGAAAAGGCCGCTATCAGGTCATGGCAGTCGGGAAGTCAGGGGATCGGGAAGATCACGCAAACGGAGGATTCATAGTTCCTTATTCTCCCGAGTTCCTGCGGTTCCGATCAAATCCGATCGTACTTGAACAGATTGCAGCACGGACGGGGGGGCAGCAACTGCCACTGGAAAATGCATCTGAAATCATTTACGGTCGTCGGGCCCCCAAAATGAGCTCTAACCCGATCTTTGACTGGTTCCTGATTGCATTAGCGATTCTAGTGCCGTTAGATGTGGGAATCAGACGAATTCAACTTGACTGGTACATTATCAAAGGCTGGTTTGAGTTTGGTAAAGATGACAAAAAGAGTACAGCCACTATGGGCGCTCTGCTGCAGCGAAAACAGAATGTCACAGAAGAATTGGATTCACGCAAAGGTCAGCCAGACCCGCTAAATCAGCAATCAACGATTGCGAAACTGCAGGAGCAACGCCAGCAGACAACCAGGTCACCCAAGCCTGGCAAGACAGAAACAAAACCACCAGACAAGCACACGAAAGAACCTCCCAAGCCACCAGCAGGTGGTTCCGAGGGAAATCAGTCCACAACGGGGCGTCTGCTTGATTTGAAACGCCGCAGAAATTCCGACGACGATAAAGATAAATAA
- a CDS encoding AAA family ATPase: protein MNQPETTEEPIVLQAEADHFKKVFNEARSEIARMIIGQERVVESTLYALFCGGNVLLEGVPGLGKTELVKALSRVLDLNFQRIQFTPDLMPADIIGTNIMSTDETGTYRFEFRKGPIFTQLLLADEINRASPKTQSALLETMQEGTVTAGGTHFRLDQPFFVMATQNPIEQEGTYPLPEAQLDRFMFKINVPFPNRSELNTIVQQTILKQPVELKKLLNSQQIMELRSILEKVVVVEPIRDYAIRLVLSTHPGTDFAVDEIRRFVHWGASPRAAQSLIKAARVRALSEGRAHAAYEDVRYFANEVLQHRVLLNYDGQAENVSVKDLVERICQELPEKE from the coding sequence ATGAATCAGCCAGAAACCACTGAGGAACCAATTGTTCTGCAGGCGGAAGCCGACCATTTCAAAAAGGTTTTCAATGAAGCCAGATCCGAAATCGCGCGGATGATTATCGGACAGGAGCGGGTGGTAGAATCAACGCTATACGCCTTGTTTTGTGGCGGAAATGTTCTGCTGGAAGGGGTGCCGGGACTGGGTAAAACAGAGTTAGTCAAAGCCCTGTCACGTGTATTGGATCTAAACTTTCAGCGAATTCAGTTCACTCCCGACCTGATGCCGGCAGATATCATCGGAACCAATATCATGAGTACCGATGAAACAGGCACTTATCGTTTTGAATTTCGCAAAGGCCCCATTTTCACGCAATTACTGCTGGCCGATGAAATCAACCGTGCTTCTCCTAAAACGCAGTCTGCGCTGCTGGAAACCATGCAGGAGGGGACAGTGACTGCTGGCGGCACTCACTTCCGACTCGATCAACCCTTTTTCGTGATGGCAACACAAAATCCGATTGAACAGGAAGGGACATACCCACTGCCTGAAGCACAGCTTGATCGATTCATGTTCAAAATCAATGTCCCGTTTCCGAACCGAAGCGAATTGAATACCATCGTACAGCAGACGATTCTGAAACAACCGGTCGAACTGAAAAAACTGCTGAATAGCCAGCAGATCATGGAATTGAGAAGCATTCTGGAGAAAGTCGTGGTTGTCGAACCCATCCGGGACTATGCAATCCGCCTGGTCCTTTCGACCCATCCCGGGACCGATTTTGCCGTGGATGAAATCCGCCGGTTCGTGCATTGGGGAGCCAGCCCGCGTGCTGCCCAGTCATTAATTAAAGCCGCCCGAGTTCGGGCGCTCAGTGAAGGTCGGGCACATGCAGCATATGAGGATGTACGCTATTTTGCCAATGAGGTGTTACAACACCGTGTGCTGTTGAATTACGACGGCCAGGCCGAAAATGTCAGTGTGAAAGATCTGGTGGAACGAATCTGTCAGGAATTACCGGAAAAGGAATAG
- a CDS encoding DUF58 domain-containing protein, with protein sequence MSQGTPLTQFTTLFDNKTLSMLERMRLNPTRRLTNRSRGEHLSGKGGTSTEFSDYRNYVPGDDVRYIDWNIFSRLNRPFMKQYQHEEEMHVVLILDASSSMDYEDKFLRCRQLAAAFGVMGLLNFEKVSAYVCHNKGGRPEQYLPTTGRGSMRRLFDFLTQIEPGGDSPIESAVDDVLRSHRGRGVAILLSDFESFGDLQRPMNLLYSSGLEIFGVQILAPSEVNPEINGDLRLIDSESGQTLDISSAGDLLGLYHEHRCLLEEHLASLCRQRSGKFLMVNSGDPLEHVLFDQLRRKGWVV encoded by the coding sequence GTGTCTCAGGGAACTCCACTCACTCAGTTCACAACATTATTCGATAACAAAACGTTATCGATGCTGGAACGGATGCGCTTAAATCCCACGCGCCGATTGACCAATCGCAGTCGTGGAGAGCATCTTTCGGGAAAAGGGGGGACGAGTACAGAATTTTCCGATTACCGCAATTATGTTCCCGGCGATGATGTCCGCTATATTGACTGGAACATCTTTTCCCGTTTGAACCGCCCCTTCATGAAACAATATCAGCATGAAGAAGAAATGCATGTGGTCTTAATTCTGGATGCTTCGTCTTCCATGGATTATGAAGATAAATTTCTGCGTTGTCGACAGTTGGCTGCTGCATTTGGTGTAATGGGGCTGCTCAATTTCGAAAAAGTCAGCGCTTATGTCTGCCATAACAAGGGAGGGCGTCCCGAACAGTACCTGCCGACAACCGGTCGTGGCAGTATGAGACGACTGTTTGATTTTCTGACCCAGATTGAACCAGGCGGCGATTCCCCCATTGAAAGTGCGGTCGATGATGTACTCCGGTCACATCGCGGTCGTGGAGTTGCGATCCTGCTTTCGGATTTTGAATCCTTTGGGGATTTGCAACGTCCGATGAACCTGCTTTACAGCTCGGGACTGGAAATATTTGGGGTGCAGATCCTGGCGCCTTCTGAAGTGAACCCGGAAATCAATGGCGATCTCAGACTGATTGACAGTGAAAGTGGTCAGACCCTTGATATTTCCTCCGCCGGGGATCTGTTAGGTCTGTATCATGAGCATCGCTGTTTACTGGAAGAGCATCTGGCATCACTCTGTCGCCAGCGTTCTGGTAAGTTCCTGATGGTCAACAGCGGCGATCCACTGGAACATGTCCTGTTTGATCAACTGAGACGGAAAGGTTGGGTCGTATGA
- a CDS encoding vWA domain-containing protein — MNFWPGFYALQGAWFLFLLVPLVIFYFLKLKRPHQRVPSLALWSQVINDRRVNSPFQKFKRSILLLLQILLLLFLVLALMQPYVQSGAERAEYLPILIDCSASMAATDSESGKTRLELAKERVTDLIDNMLPDQQLSLVAVSSTARRLTAFTDNQRVLKKALADLTVDDVPSQLEDALRMTQALSRTAPLKTVLFYSDGNFPREVNFELPFDLNFQLLPAAGANMGITSFNARKNQAGNWDVFIRIENSKQAGSPAEIELIQDGTSVAKEEIVLGSGDSQRLEFSITADKESKLEVVLNPGSRDSLAADNRAFLTIPQSRSLLIYIDPELASYRYALADNQELILYPQEKSPTAPPDYDLIIGGSEKDLNRPALVKLGVGFVPEDLKKLISLESNLTDVVDWNRSSSLLRHVELADVQISQQPVWAENANIEDLEAMGYEVLIHGRLGPLLLQKRIGGELEFYFLFNTDRSTMPYRVGFPIMVSNLIQLTLQEAGISETQAAATPVLPPLEFQPEKQYEILTPAGNELRAESDQNGRISGVAALHTGQYTINGAGAENTKISVSLLNPLETSLVSEEEIQFSEVPVTATQTQIDSDKPLWGEFAFIAFLLLLGEWWYFQKRPAGTMS, encoded by the coding sequence ATGAATTTCTGGCCTGGCTTTTACGCTCTCCAGGGCGCCTGGTTTCTATTCCTGCTGGTACCACTGGTCATCTTTTATTTCCTCAAATTAAAACGACCACATCAGCGTGTACCTTCACTGGCACTCTGGAGTCAGGTGATCAATGACCGCCGTGTGAATTCACCGTTCCAGAAGTTTAAACGCAGCATCCTGTTGCTGCTGCAAATCCTGCTGCTGCTGTTTCTGGTATTAGCATTAATGCAACCATATGTTCAAAGTGGTGCAGAACGTGCTGAGTATCTCCCCATATTAATCGACTGTTCTGCGAGTATGGCGGCGACCGATTCGGAATCGGGTAAAACACGACTGGAGCTGGCGAAAGAACGTGTGACTGACCTGATTGATAATATGTTGCCTGACCAGCAGCTTTCACTGGTTGCAGTCAGTTCTACTGCCCGTCGTTTAACTGCTTTTACAGATAATCAGCGTGTCCTGAAGAAAGCACTCGCTGATTTAACAGTCGATGATGTTCCCAGTCAGCTTGAAGATGCACTGCGTATGACACAGGCGCTGTCACGTACTGCTCCTCTCAAAACAGTCCTGTTTTATTCAGATGGCAATTTTCCCCGCGAAGTGAATTTTGAACTACCCTTCGATCTGAACTTTCAGTTACTCCCGGCAGCAGGGGCAAACATGGGTATCACATCGTTCAATGCACGAAAAAACCAGGCTGGTAACTGGGATGTCTTTATTCGCATTGAAAACTCCAAACAGGCGGGTAGTCCCGCTGAAATAGAGCTGATTCAGGATGGGACCAGTGTCGCCAAAGAAGAGATCGTCCTGGGGAGTGGAGATTCTCAACGACTGGAGTTTTCCATTACTGCAGATAAAGAATCAAAACTGGAAGTGGTTTTAAATCCTGGATCGCGAGACAGTCTGGCTGCTGATAATCGTGCGTTCCTCACCATACCACAATCCAGATCCCTGTTGATCTACATTGATCCTGAATTAGCCAGCTATCGCTACGCGCTGGCCGATAATCAAGAATTGATTCTCTATCCACAGGAAAAAAGCCCCACGGCTCCACCAGACTATGATCTGATTATTGGAGGCTCAGAAAAAGATCTCAACAGGCCAGCGCTGGTGAAACTGGGAGTGGGGTTTGTCCCTGAAGATTTAAAAAAACTGATCTCGCTGGAGAGTAATCTGACGGATGTGGTAGACTGGAATCGCAGTTCATCGTTATTACGCCACGTTGAGTTGGCCGATGTACAGATTTCTCAACAACCAGTCTGGGCAGAGAATGCCAACATTGAAGATCTGGAAGCCATGGGTTACGAAGTTCTCATTCACGGGCGACTCGGACCTTTGTTATTACAGAAGCGTATTGGAGGGGAACTGGAATTCTATTTTCTGTTTAATACAGATCGCTCTACAATGCCTTATCGTGTCGGTTTCCCTATTATGGTATCGAATCTGATTCAATTGACATTACAGGAAGCGGGAATTTCCGAGACTCAGGCAGCGGCGACTCCAGTACTCCCTCCACTGGAGTTTCAGCCAGAAAAGCAGTATGAGATTTTAACTCCTGCCGGGAATGAATTGCGTGCGGAGAGTGATCAAAATGGTCGAATCTCTGGAGTCGCCGCTTTACATACTGGCCAATATACCATTAACGGGGCGGGAGCCGAGAATACAAAAATCAGCGTAAGTCTTTTAAACCCTTTAGAGACTTCTCTCGTTTCTGAAGAAGAGATTCAATTCAGTGAAGTGCCCGTCACAGCGACTCAAACGCAGATCGACAGCGACAAGCCCCTCTGGGGGGAGTTTGCCTTCATCGCATTTCTATTGCTGCTGGGAGAATGGTGGTATTTTCAGAAACGTCCGGCAGGAACAATGTCGTAA
- a CDS encoding ABC transporter ATP-binding protein translates to MSTQPAMVEVKNLWVRYGNYEAVKGISFSIPKGEVFGFIGPNGAGKSSTIKVLATLQREYDCDSVKINGISVKKAPHLIREMIGYMPDFFGVYEDLTAREYLHFFAAAYRINRNRRKAIVNDVLELTDLTAKIDAPVDSLSRGMKQRLALARVLLHDPDLLLLDEPASGLDPRARIEVRELLVALKEMGKTIIISSHILHELSQLCTSIGIIEAGQFVTQGSLDHIYKRLELTRVVHVQIVGEMNGICQKIESIEGVKSVSVQADRLAIQLQEDQLAVEDLHTRLAATGAKIRMFQAEAMDMETVFMKLTEGKTA, encoded by the coding sequence ATGAGTACACAACCTGCAATGGTGGAAGTCAAAAATCTTTGGGTCCGATACGGGAACTACGAAGCGGTCAAAGGTATCTCGTTTTCGATCCCCAAGGGAGAAGTCTTTGGCTTTATCGGACCGAATGGTGCAGGAAAATCATCAACGATCAAAGTTCTGGCGACTCTGCAACGTGAGTATGATTGTGACTCGGTCAAGATTAATGGGATTTCCGTGAAGAAAGCCCCGCATCTGATCAGGGAAATGATTGGTTACATGCCAGATTTTTTTGGGGTCTATGAAGATCTGACAGCCCGGGAGTACCTGCATTTTTTTGCAGCCGCTTATCGCATCAACCGCAATCGCAGAAAGGCAATTGTGAACGATGTTCTGGAACTGACCGATTTAACAGCAAAAATCGATGCGCCTGTGGATTCCCTTTCTCGCGGTATGAAACAGCGTCTGGCGCTGGCGCGTGTATTGCTACACGATCCGGACCTGTTATTGCTGGATGAACCTGCCAGCGGTCTGGACCCGCGTGCACGAATAGAAGTGCGGGAGCTGTTAGTCGCGCTCAAGGAGATGGGTAAAACCATTATCATTTCCAGCCACATTCTTCATGAATTATCACAGCTTTGTACCAGCATTGGAATAATTGAAGCCGGTCAGTTTGTGACACAGGGATCTTTAGATCATATCTACAAACGACTGGAACTCACGCGGGTTGTTCACGTGCAGATTGTCGGTGAAATGAATGGAATCTGTCAGAAAATCGAATCAATCGAAGGAGTCAAATCTGTCAGCGTGCAGGCCGACCGCCTGGCGATTCAACTTCAGGAAGATCAGCTGGCGGTAGAAGATTTACACACCAGGCTTGCTGCGACGGGCGCTAAAATCCGTATGTTTCAGGCTGAAGCGATGGATATGGAAACCGTCTTTATGAAATTGACGGAAGGAAAGACGGCATGA
- a CDS encoding ABC transporter permease translates to MKQRSLQLGLPLLSKELIEMANRRRTYIIRTVYALLFLGWMAFAFMDRMASQMSNPLAMLGRGREIFRAMIEMQFVAIYLLLPAITCGVITQEKERNSLGLLLITRLSPATIILEKYLGRLIPMLTFLMLGLPILAFAYSLGGVSPAMFINGLWLLLLSMLQIAALGVLCSSFFRTTVGAFIATYLFGFLLLFGLPIAYELNLLYYQNVANLVTDALQRIPYLGDMFLRRNRGNEEINFLFFAPYWFNRFSWNPGGFSVFKTFIFSLPILLSTFVFLTFAQFFLVKRAFLPSNNIILKIFKKLDHLFSNINNNRVTRGIVLVNDNVRLPESKPIAWRETSKKSLGTFRYLFRILVLLEVPVLFLCIVIATGSPEPIVMGAVLLLWLIWGITVLFLAVSATSLIAGERSHETLDVLLTTPISGSELLDQKISGVKRLCLVLLIPLLTIVLFEAWWKWENAQMNRGNPYQAQWLPYLVGSLLTLGIYLPMLVYLFCWIGMKIKSQTKAILTALGCILVWCLLPFILAFPLFILTPNLNEESVLYGLFLGPASYLVLNEIAEFHDFGSMWIPMVVNSIIYGGCLLLFRTLCRNHIDEKLGRLGYDNSSYYRPDLDSIDGISFEQPSQLSSDI, encoded by the coding sequence ATGAAACAGAGATCTCTCCAGCTCGGGCTGCCGCTGCTCTCCAAAGAACTGATCGAGATGGCAAACCGTCGCCGAACCTATATTATTCGCACGGTATATGCACTACTGTTTCTGGGATGGATGGCATTTGCTTTTATGGACAGGATGGCCTCACAAATGAGTAATCCTCTCGCGATGTTAGGGCGAGGGCGCGAAATATTTCGTGCCATGATCGAAATGCAGTTTGTCGCCATCTATCTCCTGCTCCCCGCGATCACCTGTGGCGTGATTACACAGGAAAAAGAACGCAATAGTTTGGGCTTGTTACTGATCACCCGATTAAGCCCAGCGACGATCATCCTGGAAAAGTATCTGGGGCGACTGATTCCCATGCTGACGTTTCTGATGCTGGGGCTACCCATTCTGGCGTTTGCCTACTCGCTGGGGGGAGTTTCTCCCGCCATGTTTATCAACGGTCTCTGGCTGCTGTTGCTGTCCATGCTTCAAATTGCGGCTCTGGGGGTATTATGCTCCAGTTTTTTCAGAACAACGGTAGGAGCTTTTATTGCAACCTATCTGTTTGGCTTTCTCTTACTGTTCGGCCTCCCGATCGCTTATGAATTGAATCTGCTGTATTATCAGAATGTCGCCAATCTGGTTACCGATGCACTCCAGCGTATCCCTTACCTGGGAGATATGTTTTTGCGGAGGAATCGTGGAAATGAGGAAATTAACTTTTTGTTTTTTGCCCCCTACTGGTTTAACAGGTTCTCCTGGAATCCGGGGGGATTTTCCGTTTTTAAAACTTTCATCTTCAGTCTCCCAATACTTTTGAGTACCTTTGTGTTTTTAACGTTCGCGCAATTCTTTCTGGTTAAACGTGCTTTTTTACCTTCGAATAACATCATCCTGAAAATATTTAAAAAGCTGGATCATCTGTTTTCCAATATCAATAACAATCGTGTGACACGTGGAATTGTACTGGTGAACGACAATGTTCGCCTCCCGGAGAGTAAGCCGATTGCCTGGCGAGAAACGTCCAAGAAATCACTGGGAACATTTCGTTATCTGTTTCGTATACTGGTTCTCCTGGAAGTTCCAGTTCTGTTTTTATGTATTGTCATCGCGACCGGCTCCCCAGAACCAATTGTCATGGGTGCCGTTCTATTACTATGGTTGATCTGGGGAATTACAGTGTTGTTCCTGGCAGTCTCTGCCACCAGTCTGATTGCCGGGGAGCGATCTCATGAAACGCTTGACGTATTACTGACCACTCCTATTTCGGGAAGTGAGCTATTGGACCAGAAAATTTCCGGTGTCAAACGTTTATGCCTGGTATTGCTGATTCCACTGTTAACAATAGTGCTGTTTGAAGCCTGGTGGAAATGGGAAAATGCCCAGATGAATCGAGGGAATCCCTATCAAGCCCAGTGGCTCCCCTATTTAGTCGGCTCCCTGCTGACCCTGGGGATCTACCTGCCAATGCTGGTCTACCTGTTCTGCTGGATTGGGATGAAAATCAAATCACAGACCAAGGCGATTTTGACAGCTCTGGGATGTATTCTTGTCTGGTGTCTGCTGCCGTTTATCCTGGCATTCCCGCTTTTTATTCTGACTCCCAATTTAAACGAAGAATCCGTTCTCTATGGTCTTTTTCTAGGTCCTGCCTCCTATCTGGTGTTGAATGAAATCGCTGAATTTCATGATTTTGGATCGATGTGGATACCCATGGTCGTCAATTCCATTATCTATGGTGGATGTCTTTTGTTGTTTCGTACGCTCTGTCGGAATCATATTGATGAAAAACTGGGACGCCTGGGTTATGATAACAGTAGCTACTATCGTCCTGATCTTGATTCAATCGATGGCATCTCCTTTGAACAACCATCTCAGCTGAGTTCTGATATATGA
- a CDS encoding ABC transporter ATP-binding protein: MNQPINNKPVIDIQNVSHSFKGHRALQGISFQVQPQSLHGFVGPNGAGKTTTLKIICTLLRPQGGKVEVFGHDVRSAVKEIRKRIGFMPDHFSTYRQMTVFEYLDFFGAAYGLGLEQRNQVINDVLTLTDMDGRKDSLISGLSRGMQQRVSLARVLVNDPDLLLLDEPASGLDPRARIELMEILQELKRMGKTIFISSHILSELAELCDSVTIIDRGLVKYSGSMDGLLTHEQEHPVYKVMLEAEVEGLIDSLLSEPGILKVEATEKARELRIMFDVSLTNTGNLLSKIIELNGTIESFQRDKKHLNQAFLDLTEQGVR, encoded by the coding sequence ATGAATCAGCCGATCAATAATAAACCTGTCATCGACATCCAGAATGTATCACATTCTTTTAAAGGGCATCGTGCATTACAGGGCATCAGTTTCCAGGTCCAGCCTCAATCGCTGCATGGTTTTGTCGGCCCGAACGGGGCAGGTAAGACCACCACTCTGAAAATCATCTGTACGCTGCTGCGTCCTCAGGGCGGAAAAGTGGAAGTCTTCGGGCATGATGTCCGGTCGGCTGTGAAAGAAATTCGAAAACGAATCGGGTTTATGCCGGACCATTTCAGTACCTACAGACAAATGACCGTATTTGAGTATCTCGACTTTTTTGGGGCTGCCTATGGTCTGGGGCTCGAGCAGCGGAACCAGGTGATCAATGATGTCCTGACGCTGACTGACATGGATGGCCGTAAGGATTCGCTGATCAGCGGATTGTCGCGGGGGATGCAGCAACGCGTCAGTCTCGCGCGTGTGCTGGTCAACGATCCCGACCTGTTATTACTCGACGAGCCTGCATCCGGGCTGGATCCCCGTGCACGCATTGAACTGATGGAAATATTGCAGGAACTGAAACGCATGGGGAAAACCATTTTCATCAGTTCGCATATCTTGAGCGAGCTGGCAGAATTGTGTGACAGCGTCACAATTATCGACAGGGGGCTGGTAAAGTACAGCGGTTCAATGGATGGGCTGCTGACGCACGAGCAGGAACATCCGGTCTACAAAGTCATGCTCGAAGCAGAAGTCGAAGGACTGATTGATTCGCTGTTAAGTGAACCTGGAATATTAAAAGTCGAAGCGACCGAAAAAGCACGTGAATTACGCATCATGTTCGATGTCTCGTTAACAAACACGGGAAATCTGTTATCTAAAATCATTGAGTTAAACGGAACCATTGAGTCGTTCCAGCGTGACAAGAAACACCTGAACCAGGCATTTCTTGATCTGACAGAGCAGGGAGTGCGTTAA